A window of the Helianthus annuus cultivar XRQ/B chromosome 4, HanXRQr2.0-SUNRISE, whole genome shotgun sequence genome harbors these coding sequences:
- the LOC110936356 gene encoding uncharacterized protein LOC110936356 gives MSQRLFLRINNDLENRYDFFKQRMDARGYLGFTSIQKVTSALRVLSYGNTYDINNEYLKMAEKTTRDCLEHFCYGICQLYGKRYLRHPTWNDLQKIYEVHLEKHGIPDMIGSLDYRQWHWYNCPTAWRGQHTRGDQKGPTLVLQVVASYDLWVWSAFFGVAGCFNDINTLEASPLLEGYISGTIPKAGFHANGNDYEHGYYLADGIYPEYSIIVKTFSETFDEKRKYFKKLQESSRKDIERCFGVLQQRWHFLRNPCRMWHKDRIRMTMYACIILHNMIIEDDGRAMCQNYIPEDLVEGTQATMEERLANAQLLRSREIHNTLKADLVEHAWAIRPIRFNSDHDEDSEEEEVEEFEDGNFEDVGLDAGENEEEEGENENETEE, from the exons ATGAGTCAAAGGTTATTTTTGCGCATTAATAATGATTTGGAAAATAGGTATGATTTCTTTAAGCAAAGAATGGACGCGCGAGGATATCTAGGCTTCACCTCAATTCAAAAGGTCACATCCGCCTTACGCGTATTATCATACGGAAACACGTACGACATCAACAACGAGTATTTGAAGATGGCGGAGAAAACAACCCGAGATTGCTTGGAACATTTTTGCTATG gtatatgccagttatatggaaaacgttatttgagacaccccacttggaacgaccttcaaaaaatatatgaggtgcatctagaaaagcatggaatacccgacatgattggtagcttggattATCGTCAATGGCAttggtataattgtccaaccgcatggcgaggtcaacatacacggggtgatcaaaaagggccaactttggtattacaagttgttgcgtcatacgacctttgggtttggtcggccttCTTTGGTGTAGCCGGGTGTTTTAACGATATTAATACGTTAGAGGCTTCACCATTATTAGAGGGCTACATTTCTGGAACTATACCAAAGGCCGGTTTTCATGCAAACGGGAACGATTACGAGCATGGCTACTACTTGGCCGATGGTATCTACCCGGAGTATTCGATTATTGTTAAAACGTTTTCTGAAACGTTCGATGAAAAAAGaaagtattttaaaaaattacaagagtcttcgagaaaggatatcgagaggtgttttggggttctacaGCAACGATGGCATTTTCTCAGAAATCCTTGTCGCATGTGGCATAAGGATAGAATACGAATGACCATGTATGCTTGCATCATTTTGCATAATATGATCATTGAGGATGATGGAAGAGCGATGTGCCAAAACTATATTCCCGAAGATTTAGTCGAAGGAACCCAAGCGACAATGGAAGAGAGACTCGCAAATGCTCAGCTATTGCGATCTAGAGAAATACATAACACGTTGAAGGCGGATTTGGTTGAGCATGCTTGGGCGATTCGCCCAATTCGATTCAACAGTGATCACGACGAAGATTCCGAGGAAGAAGAGGTTGAGGAATTCGAAGACGGGAACTTTGAAGACGTAGGTTTGGATGCTGGagaaaacgaagaggaagaaggagagaacgAAAATGAAACCGaagaataa